Within Capra hircus breed San Clemente chromosome 7, ASM170441v1, whole genome shotgun sequence, the genomic segment ctccctgtccatcaccaactcccggagttcactcagactcgcatccatcgagtcagtgatgccatccagccatctcatcctcggtcgtccccttcttctcctgcccccaatccctccccgcatcaaagtcttttccaatgagtcaactcttcgcatcaggtgtccaaagtactggagcttcagctttagcatcattccttccaaagaacacccaggactgatctccttcagaatggactggttggatctccttgcagtccaagggactctcaagagtcttctccaacaccacagttcaaaagcataaattcttcagtgctcagccttcttcacagtccaactctcacatccatacatgaccactggaaaaaccatagccttgactagatggaccttagttggcaaagtaatgtctctgcttttgaatatgctttctaggttggtcataactcttcttccaaggagtaagcgtcttttaatttcatctgcagtgattttagagccccccaaaataaagtctgacactgtttccactgtttccccatctatttcccatggagtgatgggactggatgccatgatcttctttttctgaatgttgagctttaagccaactttttcactctcctcttttactttcatcaagaggctttttagctcctcttcactttctgccataagggtggtgtcatctgcatatctgaggttattgatatttctcccagcaatcttgattccagcttgtgtttcttccagtccagcatttctcatgatgcactctgcatattagttaaataagcagggtgacaatatacagccttgacgtactccttttcctatttggaaccagtttgaaCAATTGAACAattggagctgtaagttaactttttccagagaaaggtggtgggggacagcccctgttaatgtcagaagagtggaaagcacagtacaataaggcaggtagactctggttttggggggtagatgttcagaaaaatccagggggaacccctgaagccagatcacgtCTTTGCttatgtcaggcttccttcctcatgacctttgccactggcgggattcctcacactggctcctggcataTAGCTGTTGaccttttatctttaaaatacatatatattatgtatcatatatatatatatataaaatatgtatcataTGCTTTTTTTGTCATAAGCCAAATATCTTACTTGCTTTTACCTCTCTTGTGCTGGTGTCATCTCTGCCTAGGATACTTTTTCCTCTCTGTGCCTTCTCCAGAGTTAATTTCCTACTCTCACCTCTCTCTTCATCCCGTTTAGATGTGGTCTTAATCTTTAGTACCTAACCTTTCCAGGGCATTTACTGCTTCCTTATCCTGGGTTTTGTATGTGTATCACTCCTTTGCTGTGTTGCACACCCCTACAGAGCCAAATCCAGGCCCTTTTGTAATGTTTCTTCTACTGGattagccaaaaagtttgttaGGGTTTTCCCATAAGTTGTTAAGGAAAAACTCAAACGAACTTTTGGACCAGCCCAGTATATTCCAGTCAAAGGGTAGTCTGGAGTAAATTAAAAAACTCAAGAGCTAAGTCACTTGCTCAGTTGCAATATTGTTGATCCTTGAATAGTGCACAGTGCAGGGGTTAAGGACACTGACACTGGGGTAGAAACCTGTGTGTAAGTTTATAGTTGGCCTCTGTATCCAAGGTTCTGTACTCACGGATTTAACCAAGTTGCAGATTGTGTAGTACTATAGTATGTGTTTATTGGACAGGGGGCAGGGAGTGTGTATgagtggacccatgcagttcaaacctgttgttcaagggtcagcctTTACTTATCCCCATTTTCTAGTGGTCAGGGACATCTATAATGAAATTTATTTCACAATATAAACTGCCTACACAAGACAGTGAAGCAAAAGTAACATTAAACAACATGGACTCAAACAGTCAAAAAGTTGTTTCATTTTCATGCCTTGCTCCCCTCCCACCCATCTTTCTGTTACATCAAAGgtaaagtatcagttcttttatgtaacacttatatatatatacacacacacatgtatttattcatggctgtgctgagtcttgatTGGTGCtccagggctttctctagttttggagagtgggggctactcttcgttgaggTCCCTAGAGCGCACAGatttcaggagttgtggcacacagctccacagcatgtggaatcttcccattcaagggatggaacccatgttctCTACGTTGGCttgcagattcttatccactgcaccccctgggaagtcctatgtaacactttaaaaaaaaaaggggggtgggGCTTCTGGCTCAGCCTTTGCCAGACAACAGTAGCTTACTGAAAAGTACtgtttcattttcactgtatttgtTCTTAAGGCTATGTCTACACATGTGATAGGATTTAACATTACCGAAGTGATTTTAAAAGTGTTCCTTTTAGAATATATTAAGTAAAAGGAGATTCAGAAGTTCCACTTACACCTGTGATATAGATATCTGGAAAAAGTATCACCCTGACTCAAACAGAAAACTGGATAGATGACAGAATCATGCATTTTACTGGGTCTGTTAGATGGCCGATGTGGCACGGCAGTCAACTAGCCTGAATTTCAAGGATGGACAAACCCCTCCAAGGAGAGACAGGACGTACACTTGCTCACCTGTAGCAGAGCAGGGAGAAGTGTTGACCACCATATACGCAGATAAGAGAAAATCAACTGAAATATTAAAGAATTGCTAAAGGCCAAGCTGAAGCTAACATGACAGTATAAAACCCCTGGGAGCCTGAGATATAGAGGGACCATGCATGCATGGACCAGCTCTTTCCAAAAACCACCCCATGTTCGTGAGAAAGACTTGGGAGGAGTAGGGGTGCTGGACCTCTATAGAGCCCCCCTGGGTTTGGAGGCATGCAAAGGAAGGAGGCATAGGAAAGTCATGAAACCTTGCTTTTCCCTGCCTAGGTCCTTCCCTCAGTAAGAGCAAAAAGGCCTAAGCCACTGGGGAGAGGGGGGAGCAGAAAACCCTGTCTATATAGGGCACAGGTAAAGACTCATTGCTGCTGGGCCAAGGTAAGAAAAAACCTCTGCTCTTGAAAGGAACAGGATTCAATCCTGAGTCCCAGGATTTTATACCAATACCATTAAAGGCCTCCTGCAAATGCAAGAGGGGCAGGAAACTCCCCCTCAAGACCAACCACAGATACAAGTCGGGGTTTGGCTGCCACAGAAAGGAGGGACAAGAATGCTGAAAAGAGACTCATTCCCAAGGTCTGGGCACAAAGGACTTACTAAAGACTGAGGCTGAATTAGAACAAAGAACCCTGACTTCTCTCTACCAACCCAGCAAGCAGTTGCTGGGGGCATGGACAAAGGGCATAGAGACCTGTCGTTATGGTGCAGGTATGCACAACAGCTGAAAGCTAAGGATGAAGTATGAACACTTGAGAAAAATTCTAcagtcccaaccaaaagacaaaataaCATTAGTGATATGAAATCTGTGGTACACTAAAGGCAAGCATAGCAACAACAAAGCGCAAACCTAGCCCAGTTCCTATCTAGATTGACCAAACCTGGCAATGGCCTGGCAGAAAAAGAGACTTGCTTATTTCCAGACATTAATACTATTGAATTCAGTCTCTACTGATACATAAGTAACAACTggcattcaataaaaattttgagatacacaagcaagaaaaaaaaacaacccatttGTGATAGACAAAACAATAAGACTATATTCACATATGACCTAGATATTGGTCAGGGACTTAACTGATTAACATGTTGACGATCTAGTTGAAAATTGGGATAACATACATGAGCAGATTTCAGCAAACAGAAACTATAAGAAAGggacaaacaaatgaaaaccacaagatCAGAGGTGAGGAATATCTTCTCTGGGCTCATCAGAACACCTTATCATACCTGAGGAAATAATCAGGAAACTTGGAAACAGGTCAACAGAAATTATCCAAACTGAAACTCCCAAAAAGAAAACAGTACTCAAGGTCTATGAATAATAATATATAGTAGTTTCTCAGTTATGCCTGactgtttgtgagcccatggactgtaccccaccaggctcctctattcatgaaattatctggcaagaatactggagggggttatcattcccttctccaggggatctctccaatccagggattgaacctgggtcctctgcattacaggcagattctttactgtctgagctaccagggaagccctcaaggtCTATGGGATGATATAATATAGTCTAATATGTCATTGGAGTCCCAGATGGAGAAAAAACTGAgcagaatatttaaagaaataactgttaattttaaaaatacaatgaagGACAACAAATCACAAATGTGTGAAGCTCAGATAAACCCAAGCACTTTCCTATACAGGAAAAAATAGACCATATGATCAAGCAATCCCAATCCACATGCAAAATGAAAACCTATGTCTGTACAACAACCTGTATGTGAATGTTTATAATGCCTTTATTTGTATTCACTGAAATCTGGATAACTCAAATGTTCATTAATtggcaaatgtgtgtgtgttttaacccCAAATACATCCATACAGTGAAATTCTCGGCAATAAAAAGGTACAAATTACTGGTATAtgtaacaatatggatgaatttcAAATACAATatgccaagttcagttcagttagtcatgtacaactctttgcgacccatgaaccagagcatgccaggcctccctgtccatcaccaactcccggagttcacccaaacccatgtccattgagtcggtgatgccatccaaccatctcatcctctgtcattcccttctcctcctgccctcaatctttcccagcatcagggtcttttcaaatgagtcagctcttcgcatcaggtcgccaaagtataggagtttcagcttcaacatcagtccttccagtgaacacccaggactgatctcctttaggatggactggttggatctccttgcagtccagggaactctcaagagtcttctccaacactacagtttaaaagcatcaattctgcactcagcttgctttattgtccaactctacatccatacatgactactggaaaaaccgtagccttgactagacagacctttgttgataaagtaatgtctctgctttttaatatgctgtctaggttggtcataaatttccttccaaggagtaggtgtcttttaatttcatggctgcaatcaccatctgcaagagAAGTCAAACCCAAAATAATAGTTGTTCCAAAAATGATTTAACAATACTCATGTTGATCCATAAGGCTTTTCATTTAAGAAGTTGGAAAAAAGTACTATTGTCTTTGGATTTGTGGCTTCACCATTTTTTAGCTACACGACCAGAAGCAAGTTAATCTCTCTAAACCTCGGTTTCCTTCTATAAACGAGGTACAGTCACACTTGCCTAGAGGGCAGTGGTTGCCAGAAAAGTACAGGACATCCTCCtaaatttcactttcagaaaaaCGAGTCATTACTTAGTGTAAGCATGTTTGGAACAAATTTATACTAAAATAACtcgttgtttatctgaaattcaaattttactaGACGTTCTATGTTTTTGCTACATCTGGCAACCCTATAGCGGGCTTACTgtgggaattaaatgagatagtcaCCGCGAGACGTTCCCCCCACTTTTTGGCATAATAAGCGCTCATTGGGGTCGACGCTGTTTTAATTCCAGGCACTCGTTCATTCTAGTTCCTTTATTCTTTCACTCAATTTTTAATAAACCAGTTGAACTTGTGACTCTTCATTCCTGGCTGTCACCACTGGAAGGAAGTAACTAGAGGCCAATAGTTAAGAGATTCCAAGCGAGCGATGCCATTACACAAGGTGCCGCCCTCAAGGGCGCGCAAGACGCGTAAATAAGACGTCGACGTGCCGAGAGGCAGCCGCGGGGCCTGACGGGATTGTGGCGGTCCTCTCCCAACTCGGAAGCTGCGGCTGCCTCCAGACGCTCTCAAGATGGCGACCTCTCTAGGTTCCAACACCTACAACAGGCAGAATTGGGAGGATGCGGTGAGTGAGCCTGCCGGAGGAGAACAGAAAGAGGCAGCGAAGTCAGGCCTCCAGCGGGCGGGCAGGGACGTGGCTGCGGTGCGGCCGAGGGAATTCCAAGAAGAAGCCAGCACCGCGGCCTAACTCAGCTACGGCTGAAGGCTGGAGGGCGGCCCTCCTGCGGGCTTGGATGGAGGGGGTTTAGCCAGGGTCTGGGACCAGCTCCCTTTCTGTGCCTACTCCCTCCACTCTTTTCGAGCGGGTCTTTACTCCCGCCGCCTCCCGGAAGTGCATACAGCGCCCACTCCCGCGACCCGGCCCGTGCTGGACCACGGGTTCCCCCTGTTCCCCAGCCTCGCTCCTCGCCCCCTCCCCCGCGCCGCACGACAGTGGCTGAGACGGCAAGGCCTTTGGAGCTTGGCGTTCAACCAGCTTTCCCATTTTCACCAGGACTTCCCTATTCTGTGCCAGACGTGTCTTGGAGAAAACCCATATATCCGAATGGTGAGTGATTGAGTGTAAAACGGGACCTACTGTATGTATTCTGTCAATGTTTTGGTACTCGCACACTGTCGGTCATGTATTTCTCTTAGCCACGAAGAAGTAATGATGCTTCTTTACTAACCCGAAGTGTAGGAAGAATTTGCAAAGGACTGTCATGTTCTCTCACTTTGGAACTCGGCGACAGTCTGTGATCTAGGAGTCATAATAATagttaatcggagaaggcaatggcaccccactccagtactcttgcctggagaatcccatgaatggaggagcctggtgggctgcagtccatggggtcgctagagtcggacacgactgagcgacttcactttcacgcattggagaaggaaatggcaacccactccagtattcttgcctggagactcccagggacaggggagcctggtgggctgccgtctatggggtcacacagagtcggacacgactgatgcgacttggcggcagcagcagcagcaggtctgttAGCCAGAGGCAaagaaagtttatttcttttcaataCAGCAAGTAAGGTGTGGAGCTGGCATTTAAGTTCAGATATTCTGACTCCAGGGACCTCAGCAAATTAGGAGGAGAACCAGGACTGAACTCAAGTACCTTTTGGCCTCCACACCTTATAATGCGTTTAGTGTAAGGTACTTTCTCTCCTTATAAAAAGAGTAGAATTAGCAGCAGTTTATATTTAATAATTGGGGCTGTGTTGTGATCAATCTCAGAGATACCGATTTACTATATACAGAGGACCATCACAGGATAAGTCTATAGTAGTTACCTCTGACTATGGAAAATGGACCGACCCTGGCTGCATCCTCTGTGCTTTAGGGACTGTGGAAACCATTAGGAAATTGTTCTTGGGAGAAAACTTGGGAGCCAGAGGTGAATCTTAAGAATTGTGGTTGTGGAAAGGTACATACTTACTCCATGTTAGATCCATAAAATTCTTAAGAGGTCATAGTTTGTATGTGATTAGATTATATCCCAGCCCCTTCCTTGCCCTCCTCCCCAAAAAGGGTAGGGTCCCATTTCCCTATCCTACCCCTTAAGATGCCAGGGATTTCCAGATACTTTTCTTGGATCCtatgtggaaaagactctgatgctgggagggattgggggcaggagaaaaagaggacgacagaggatgtgatggctggatggcatcaccgactcaatggacgtgagtttgagtgaagtaggggaattggtgatggacagggaggcctggcgtgctgcgattcatggggtcgcaaagagttggacacgactgagcaactgaactgaactcaactcaactTAACTGATGTAGAGAAGGAGCAGGCATCAGCTTTTTTCCCCTGTGTCTGTAACTcctctattttttctatttcagacCAAAGAAAAGTATGGGAAGGAATGCAAAGTAAGTGTGTTAAAGAGTAATGatttagttttttcctttttcttttccttttttcttcaacTCCCTGAGGTTTGAAGTTCTTTATAAAAGTGAGTGTGACACTGTGCATTCATGTATCATTTATGTACTCTTTGGCTGTTAACTGCTTAGGGTAGGGGTAAGAAAATGAGCCATTTAATGCAAGGATTCTTAACTTGATGTCTGTGGTTGGTCTTTGAACCCCCTGGGATTGCATATACCAAATGTTCTGTGATTATGCCTATGAACATTTTTAAGCTGAGGGGGAAGGTCATAGatataagatttttaaagaagCATAGGACACTCCCTACTCACCTCATAAAAGATTAAGAATTACATTGTTAATGCTGGTGACCTCTAGAGTGGGAGGACTCTGATTTTTGAGTATTTAAACTGCTGAAGAAGACTGTTGTGAAGGATTGAAACATCAGATCCTGTTTAGCCTAGATGATTGCTAAGATCTCCTCTAAACCCTAGATTTGGGGATCCTTTCTTTGAATCCCCTTATGTTACTAAATTTCCTGGATTAATTGTCCAGATCTGGACTGTTAACACTCTGTGGCTTTATCTTGTGTTCCAGATCTGTGCCAGGCCATTCACAGTGTTTCGCTGGTGCCCTGGGGTCCGCATGCGTttcaagaagactgaagtgtGCCAGACCTGCAGTAAATTGAAGAATGTCTGTCAGACCTGCCTCTTAGACCTAGAATATGGTATGTTTGACTTGTCCCATAGTTCTGAAAGTGTGCCAGTGCTCTAAACAGCAGAGCAgtcttcctgtctccctcttctcaccCTCTCTGGTTCTGACCCACTTTGAAATGTCTGTGGTGCTCTGCTTTTCCCAAGTAGGAAAGAACCATAGTAGGTTATTCTAGAGTTCTGAACAACAATAGTGATTTTAAGAAAGGTTGGTAATTAATCAACCCAACTATACTAAATACTTTATTATACAGAAGGGAGGTTTAAGGCCTTCTGTATACCTTGGTAGCCAAGGTAAGTTAGAAGCATTGTTGCTGTGACAGGTAATTTCTTTGCCTTGGACTCCTGTCTAGATCCAGAACATTTTTTCCACAATCCCTACCAAAGTTCAGGCTAATTTGCTTTGGGTTTTTGTATCAACTGTGTTGTTAGGACTGATACACTGTATTGCTACTGTTTCAGAGTAACTGCTTTTGGGAGTGACTTTTTAACTGCAGGTgactttctgtttttcagaaaaacatcctTTCAGCAAGTTTCTACtatacaataaaatgaaaaaggaaaatttaagtttatttatattaAGTTCAGAAAATTAACTCTGCTAATCAGAATCCTCGTCACATACTGTTTAATATTATTTGTATGTTTGTTAAGGGAGTGTTCTAGTTCTGCAGTACAGTGATCCTTACATGACTATGACTATTCAGAGGATCTGTGGGACAGGGCTAAAAATAATACACACATTTGTTTTAAATCATGATATAGTAAAAGCTAGATGCGTTATTAATTGCAGGTCAAATCTGACTACAGTAAGAGCTTGTccatctaaaataaaatatttaaacattcatTTCATGGAACCTTAGGAATTTGGATAATTTCTTAGAATGCTCTGTAGTAGTATTAGCTTAACAGTGCTACAgattctaaattaaaataaagcttCTATTACCAAATAAAGTAGAGAAAGGAAGAATGATGTTATATTATTCTGTCTACATACTCAGTTTGGATATGGTTTTAAATGTTATCTtgagttttttcttcctttcctttgttcTAGGTTTGCCCATCCAGGTTCGTGATGCAGGATTGTCTTTTAAGGATGACATGCCAAAGTCCGACGTCAACAAAGAGTACTACACACAGAATATGGAGAGAGAGGTGTGTTGCCACTTGCTTGATATAGTTTTATGTTTGATGGAAGAATCTTACGGGATTGACATAGTCTGGGTAATTTACCTTCGGAATGTGTCATTCCTCTGTAGATTTCCAACTCTGATGGAACGCGGCCAGTTGGCATGTTGGGGAAAGCCACATCCACCAGTGACATGCTGCTCAAACTGGCCCGGACCACACCCTACTACAAAAGGAATCGACCGCACATTTGCTCCTTCTGGGTGAAAGGAGAATGTAAGAGAGGAGAGGAGTGTCCATACAGGCAAGAGCTGAAGTGGTTTTTCAGTGTTTGCTTTCAGATGACTCGTTATCTATGAAAGGGGAGGTGCTAGACTAAATTATTTATGCTTCAAAATGTTAAAGTTTATACAGCTAGTGTCATGTATCTTACATCTTAGGAGCAGAGATTGATTGAATTGTTGTTTTTACTTATAATGGAACTTTTACCTATAACCAAGCCCTGGGAGACTAAATTGCTCTGCCGTAAAATAGCAGTGTTGACCTCAGGTTCCTACCTACGCTGTCAGTCTTGGCTTTCATGGTGCGACTGGCTTGGATCTCAGTGTATAGTTGAAATCAGATTAAAGCCAGACTTCTAAAATGTGAGTATGTTTGAGTCAAGACTGCCAGGCATCTGGATTAGGAGTTTTTACCTTGGAGTTGGTAAACCCCACCCCTGACAAAAAATTAGCTCTCCCTGTTTCTGGGGTTGGGTCCATAGATTAATCAGACTCTGGATTGGAATGCAAGACCTCAGATACATTAAGAACTGTTGCCCTAGAGAGGGGTAACCATGTTGTGGTTACCTTTGGTTTTGAAGTGAATTGTGCGAGAAGCatttctttcacatttatttgtttgttgcttgctctgggtcttcgttgctgtgtgtgaACTTTACTTGgagtgagtgggagctactctttgttATGGTGCACTGGCTTttcgttgcggagcacaggctctaggtatttgggctgcagtagttgcggcacacaggcccATTCACTGTGGCTCAAGGGCCCTAGAGCATGTGAGCTCCAGTATTTGTGGTGCACCAGCTTAGTTGCTACACGGCATGTGAAGTCTtgcctgaccggggattgaacctgtgtcccctacattggcaggcagactcccatccactgtaccaccagagaaggccaAAAAGCATTTGTTTATAAGGAAACCTCCATCCTGTGGCCATTTAAGTGACTTTTAGTTGGCTAGCACGTCCTTGTGTGATACAGTAAGTTCCTTGATATTGTTCCTTGATATTAGCTCTGTTTTAATAATTATGTTTTGGTATGGCTGTGGTATCTGGTTCAAAAAACATTTCAGGGGTCTTTATATAGCTGCTGTTGTTTGGTACGTgtaaaattttttcctttgtttcatctTTATGCATTGTTCTTTCTTGAACCATAGACATGAAAAACCAACAGATCCGGATGACCCCCTTGCTGATCAGAACATTAAAGACCGATATTATGGAATCAATGACCCTGTGGCAGATAAACTCTTGAAGCGGGCTTCAACAATGCCACGTCTAGACCCACCAGAGGACAAGACTATCACCACACTGTATGTTGGTGGTCTGGGGGATACCATTACTGAGACCGATCTAAGGTTTGTGAATATAATTTTATGAACTATCTGTACTTTCACCTGCCCTGGAATAATATTTTTTGGCAAAAACTTGAGAAAACATGATAATTCTGTaccaagtacat encodes:
- the RBM22 gene encoding pre-mRNA-splicing factor RBM22 isoform X2 — encoded protein: MATSLGSNTYNRQNWEDADFPILCQTCLGENPYIRMTKEKYGKECKICARPFTVFRWCPGVRMRFKKTEVCQTCSKLKNVCQTCLLDLEYGLPIQVRDAGLSFKDDMPKSDVNKEYYTQNMEREISNSDGTRPVGMLGKATSTSDMLLKLARTTPYYKRNRPHICSFWVKGECKRGEECPYRHEKPTDPDDPLADQNIKDRYYGINDPVADKLLKRASTMPRLDPPEDKTITTLYVGGLGDTITETDLRNHFYQFGEIRTITVVQRQQCAFIQFATRQAAEVAAEKSFNKLIVNGRRLNVKWGRSQAARGKEKEKDGTTDSGIKLEPVPGLPGALPPPPAAEEEASANYFNLPPSGPPAVVNIALPPPPGFGPHMFHPMGPPPPFMRAPGPIHYPSQDPQRMGAHAGKHSSP
- the RBM22 gene encoding pre-mRNA-splicing factor RBM22 isoform X1, whose product is MATSLGSNTYNRQNWEDADFPILCQTCLGENPYIRMTKEKYGKECKICARPFTVFRWCPGVRMRFKKTEVCQTCSKLKNVCQTCLLDLEYGLPIQVRDAGLSFKDDMPKSDVNKEYYTQNMEREISNSDGTRPVGMLGKATSTSDMLLKLARTTPYYKRNRPHICSFWVKGECKRGEECPYRHEKPTDPDDPLADQNIKDRYYGINDPVADKLLKRASTMPRLDPPEDKTITTLYVGGLGDTITETDLRNHFYQFGEIRTITVVQRQQCAFIQFATRQAAEVAAEKSFNKLIVNGRRLNVKWGRSQAARGKEKEKDGTTDSGIKLEPVPGLPGALPPPPAAEEEASANYFNLPPSGPPAVVNIALPPPPGIAPPPPPGFGPHMFHPMGPPPPFMRAPGPIHYPSQDPQRMGAHAGKHSSP